In Rubripirellula amarantea, a single genomic region encodes these proteins:
- a CDS encoding proton-conducting transporter transmembrane domain-containing protein, translated as MTPTYLIALSLALPLLAYIMNVLLGSKPNAREGSTVTIASILFVVTCILASHVFAGERPQWNVGELLPGFSIAFTVEPLGMLFALVASGLWILTTIYGAGYMRAHHEHNQTRFFGCFALAIFAAVAAAYSANLFCLFVAYEVMTVSTYPLVTHHGDQEARNGGRVYLGILLSTSIALFMMGIAWTWSLCGTLDFKLGGILQVPYQEGQISTLGLGVLLGLFAYGIGKAALMPVHRWLPAAMVAPTPVSALLHAVAVVKVGVFSVLKVSVYIFGIDLLYTSGVNVWLAYVAGFTIVVASLVAMTKDNLKARLAYSTIGQLAYITLGAALATPSSVIGGGMHIVMHAVGKITLFFCAGAVYVASHKKNISEMGGLGRQMPWTFGAFLVASISIIGLPPGGGAWSKWFLAVGTAESHHYILTAALMVSSLLNIAYLIPIPIRAFLPPPQSDDHAGHEAGDHGDEHHDGDRHDGNHHDGNHHDHGEAPLACVIPLCITAVLSILLFFAANPIYEALKPITLAP; from the coding sequence ATGACTCCGACGTATCTAATCGCACTGTCGCTCGCTTTGCCGTTGCTTGCCTACATCATGAATGTGTTGTTGGGCAGTAAGCCAAACGCACGCGAGGGCAGCACGGTCACGATCGCCAGTATCTTATTTGTGGTTACGTGCATCTTGGCCTCGCACGTCTTCGCCGGTGAGCGACCGCAGTGGAATGTTGGCGAATTGCTGCCTGGATTTTCCATCGCGTTCACGGTTGAACCGCTCGGAATGTTGTTCGCGCTGGTAGCGTCGGGACTTTGGATCCTGACCACGATCTACGGTGCGGGATACATGCGGGCGCATCATGAACACAATCAAACTCGTTTCTTTGGTTGTTTCGCGCTTGCCATCTTTGCCGCCGTCGCAGCCGCGTATTCAGCCAATCTGTTTTGCCTGTTTGTGGCGTACGAAGTGATGACGGTTTCGACCTACCCACTGGTGACTCACCATGGTGACCAAGAGGCGCGCAATGGCGGGCGAGTTTACTTGGGGATCCTGCTTTCAACGTCCATCGCCCTGTTCATGATGGGGATTGCATGGACGTGGTCGTTGTGCGGAACGCTCGATTTCAAGCTTGGCGGCATTTTGCAGGTTCCTTACCAAGAGGGGCAAATTTCGACGCTCGGTCTCGGAGTCTTGCTCGGCTTGTTCGCCTACGGCATCGGCAAAGCGGCTTTAATGCCGGTCCATCGTTGGTTGCCTGCCGCGATGGTGGCGCCAACACCCGTGAGTGCGTTGCTACACGCGGTGGCGGTGGTAAAGGTCGGCGTTTTCTCGGTCTTGAAGGTTTCGGTCTACATCTTTGGCATCGACCTGCTTTACACGAGCGGCGTGAACGTTTGGTTGGCTTACGTGGCTGGGTTCACCATCGTGGTGGCCTCCTTAGTCGCGATGACGAAGGACAACCTGAAAGCTCGTTTGGCTTATTCGACGATTGGGCAACTCGCTTACATCACTTTAGGCGCCGCACTGGCTACACCGTCGAGCGTGATTGGCGGTGGAATGCATATCGTGATGCATGCGGTCGGTAAAATCACGTTGTTCTTCTGCGCCGGGGCAGTGTATGTCGCATCGCACAAGAAGAACATTAGCGAAATGGGCGGCCTGGGCCGCCAAATGCCTTGGACGTTTGGGGCTTTCCTCGTTGCCTCCATTAGCATTATTGGGCTTCCGCCAGGCGGCGGAGCATGGAGTAAATGGTTCTTGGCGGTGGGGACCGCCGAGTCGCATCACTACATTCTGACCGCCGCGCTGATGGTCAGTTCCCTTTTGAACATTGCGTACCTGATTCCCATCCCGATTCGAGCGTTCTTGCCGCCCCCTCAATCCGATGACCATGCCGGTCACGAAGCTGGCGATCACGGTGATGAACATCATGACGGTGATCGCCATGACGGTAATCACCATGACGGTAATCACCATGATCACGGCGAAGCACCGCTTGCATGTGTGATTCCGCTTTGCATCACGGCCGTGCTTTCGATCTTGCTGTTCTTTGCGGCCAACCCCATTTACGAAGCGCTAAAGCCAATCACGTTGGCTCCCTAA
- a CDS encoding monovalent cation/H+ antiporter subunit D family protein, whose translation MIEANLPILLIVIPMVTAPLCVLAGRGRTAYLLALLASIAVFITAVAMVAKVNATGVIHYEIGGWAPPYGIEYVVDRLSSFVMLFVSALGAIVLLYAPASVNQEILPSKHYLFYATYLLCLTGLLGMCVTGDLFNVFVFLEISSLSSYALISLGRTRRAPLAALQYLIVGSIGATFILIGIGLLYQMTGTLNMADIAARVNTDHGPRTVSVAFAFLTVGLCVKMAVFPLHTWLPGAYTYAPSVVTAFIAATATKVSVYAFVRLVFGIITPEFAFGVLPLDTALMVFSLIGIFVASTAAIFQDDVKRLLAYSSVAQIGYMLLGISMANADGLSAGIVHMFNHALIKGGLFMVVGCFVLRLGSSRLSDWAGAAKTMPWTSLAWAIGGLGLIGVPLTAGFISKWLLLTSAMQNNYWPVAVLMLMSSLLAVVYVWRVVETLYFGEPSTNVAQAAESPRSMLIPTYVVITAVVVFGVWTQYSAGLASSAALDLLGGTP comes from the coding sequence ATGATCGAAGCTAATCTTCCTATTCTGTTAATCGTCATTCCGATGGTCACGGCGCCTTTGTGCGTTTTGGCTGGTCGCGGACGCACGGCTTACCTGCTTGCCTTGTTGGCGTCGATTGCCGTGTTCATCACCGCGGTGGCGATGGTCGCCAAGGTCAACGCGACAGGTGTCATTCACTACGAAATCGGTGGTTGGGCTCCTCCGTACGGCATCGAATACGTTGTCGACCGGCTCAGTAGTTTCGTGATGTTGTTCGTCTCGGCTCTTGGTGCGATTGTCCTGCTATACGCACCGGCGAGTGTGAATCAAGAGATTCTGCCATCAAAACACTATCTGTTCTACGCGACGTACTTGCTTTGCTTGACCGGTTTGTTGGGCATGTGTGTGACGGGTGACCTTTTCAATGTGTTTGTGTTTCTAGAGATATCGTCGTTGTCGTCGTACGCATTGATCTCGCTCGGCCGCACACGACGAGCTCCTTTGGCGGCACTTCAATACTTGATTGTCGGTAGCATCGGGGCGACGTTCATTCTGATCGGCATTGGTTTGCTGTATCAAATGACTGGAACGCTCAACATGGCGGACATCGCCGCTCGAGTGAACACCGATCATGGGCCTCGGACGGTCTCCGTTGCATTCGCGTTTTTGACCGTGGGATTGTGCGTCAAGATGGCGGTGTTCCCTCTGCACACATGGTTGCCGGGCGCCTACACCTACGCACCGTCGGTGGTGACGGCATTCATAGCCGCGACTGCAACAAAGGTTTCGGTGTACGCGTTCGTCCGATTGGTGTTCGGAATCATCACCCCCGAATTCGCGTTCGGGGTCTTGCCGCTTGATACCGCTTTGATGGTGTTTTCGTTGATCGGAATCTTTGTCGCATCAACAGCCGCAATCTTCCAGGACGATGTGAAACGTCTGCTTGCCTACAGCAGCGTGGCGCAAATTGGTTACATGTTGTTGGGGATCAGTATGGCGAACGCGGATGGGCTTTCCGCTGGTATCGTTCATATGTTCAATCATGCCTTGATCAAGGGCGGACTCTTCATGGTGGTTGGCTGCTTTGTGTTGCGGCTGGGGTCATCGCGACTGTCGGATTGGGCGGGAGCCGCCAAGACGATGCCGTGGACATCTCTGGCGTGGGCGATCGGTGGACTCGGTTTAATTGGCGTTCCCCTGACCGCTGGGTTCATCAGCAAATGGTTGCTGCTGACTTCTGCGATGCAAAACAACTACTGGCCGGTGGCTGTGTTGATGCTGATGAGTTCCTTGTTGGCAGTGGTTTATGTCTGGCGAGTGGTTGAAACGCTGTACTTTGGCGAACCGTCGACCAACGTTGCTCAGGCTGCGGAGTCACCTCGATCGATGTTGATACCAACCTATGTGGTGATCACCGCAGTGGTCGTGTTTGGAGTATGGACGCAGTACTCTGCCGGACTCGCCTCTTCGGCGGCTCTGGACTTGTTGGGAGGGACACCATGA
- a CDS encoding sodium:proton antiporter, giving the protein MNWESVIGLYNYWVVVVLMMTGFYMVIARKNLIKSILGLNIFQTSVFLLYITMGKINGATAPIVPAEIAAAASHGGHGEDHAAGHAVDEVAGHASEHGVAGAGEHADEHAGSVISEITDHVLGGSTSYTDMTGIDAEHIVYSNPLPSVLMLTAIVVGIATTALALALIVRVREDYGTIEEDEIMELDRAS; this is encoded by the coding sequence GTGAATTGGGAATCTGTAATCGGGCTTTACAACTATTGGGTCGTCGTTGTCTTGATGATGACGGGCTTTTACATGGTGATCGCTCGAAAGAATTTGATCAAATCAATCTTGGGTTTGAATATCTTTCAAACGTCCGTGTTCTTGCTTTACATCACGATGGGAAAGATCAACGGAGCGACCGCACCGATCGTTCCCGCAGAAATTGCCGCGGCGGCAAGTCACGGTGGGCATGGCGAAGACCATGCGGCTGGACATGCAGTCGACGAAGTTGCCGGGCACGCATCCGAACATGGCGTTGCGGGGGCCGGCGAACACGCCGATGAGCACGCCGGTTCGGTAATCTCGGAGATCACGGACCACGTTCTCGGTGGCTCGACCTCCTATACCGACATGACCGGGATCGATGCCGAGCACATCGTTTATTCGAACCCGCTTCCAAGCGTTTTAATGCTGACTGCAATTGTGGTTGGGATCGCGACCACGGCCTTGGCTTTGGCGTTGATCGTACGGGTTCGCGAAGACTACGGTACCATCGAAGAAGACGAAATCATGGAGCTGGATCGAGCATCATGA
- a CDS encoding Na(+)/H(+) antiporter subunit B gives MTDFPIIRVVSKILIPYILLFAFYVQLHGDYGPGGGFQAGVIFASALILYGLVFGLDAVSRVAPPVVIERLMALGVLIYAGTGITTMMLGGKFLDYNLLEHHFMPHVLPSGQHLGIFVVELGVGITVTAVMTMIFYAFAGRKRVS, from the coding sequence ATGACTGATTTTCCGATCATTCGAGTCGTTAGCAAGATTCTAATTCCCTACATCTTGCTGTTCGCCTTTTACGTTCAATTGCATGGTGATTACGGTCCCGGCGGTGGATTTCAAGCGGGTGTGATCTTTGCGTCCGCGTTGATTTTGTATGGCCTTGTCTTTGGGCTCGACGCAGTGTCACGAGTCGCACCTCCCGTTGTGATCGAACGATTGATGGCGCTAGGTGTCTTGATTTATGCGGGTACCGGCATCACCACCATGATGCTCGGAGGCAAGTTCCTGGATTACAACCTGCTGGAACATCACTTCATGCCACACGTTTTGCCTTCCGGGCAACACCTCGGAATTTTTGTTGTCGAGCTGGGAGTGGGAATCACCGTGACGGCCGTGATGACAATGATCTTTTACGCGTTCGCGGGAAGGAAGCGTGTCTCGTGA
- a CDS encoding DUF4040 domain-containing protein yields the protein MMIPIEVVLLLLLVITAITIARIRDLWAAVMFTGIYSFLSASWMLILDAPDVSFTEAAVGAGISTVLMLSTLALTGTKTRAAGDSFRPVPFLAVVVTGGMLVYGTLDMPHFGSPEDPIHLYPSPGFVERSEHDMHGLPNVVTAVLASYRGYDTLGETTVVLTAGIAVLLILRKGKDEKAYASKSNATGGSQ from the coding sequence ATGATGATCCCGATCGAAGTCGTCTTGTTGCTGTTGCTAGTGATCACGGCAATCACGATCGCGCGGATTCGAGACCTGTGGGCCGCCGTCATGTTTACGGGGATCTACAGTTTTTTGTCGGCGAGTTGGATGTTGATCCTCGATGCTCCCGACGTTTCGTTTACCGAAGCGGCAGTGGGGGCCGGTATATCGACTGTCTTGATGCTCAGCACGCTCGCTCTTACTGGGACAAAGACACGAGCTGCCGGCGACTCGTTCAGACCAGTGCCGTTCTTGGCGGTTGTTGTCACCGGCGGAATGTTGGTTTACGGAACGCTGGACATGCCTCACTTCGGTTCGCCCGAGGACCCCATTCACCTTTATCCAAGCCCCGGTTTTGTCGAACGCAGTGAACACGATATGCACGGGTTGCCCAACGTGGTCACCGCCGTGCTGGCCAGCTATCGGGGATACGACACGCTGGGGGAAACCACGGTGGTGTTAACCGCGGGGATCGCAGTGTTGTTGATTCTTCGCAAAGGCAAAGATGAAAAAGCGTATGCATCGAAGAGCAATGCAACCGGAGGATCGCAATGA
- the mnhG gene encoding monovalent cation/H(+) antiporter subunit G gives MMGLEFFQWACWILGGGLLIAGSVFSIIGGIGICRLPDFYSRMHGAGITDTMGAGLILIGLVFKAGLISLVAFKLLVILFFLLVTSPSACHALAHSAIASGLRPQLDVRRDEESNEVETAK, from the coding sequence ATGATGGGGCTTGAATTTTTTCAATGGGCTTGCTGGATCCTGGGTGGTGGATTGCTAATTGCCGGTAGCGTGTTTTCGATCATCGGAGGAATTGGCATCTGTCGCCTGCCTGACTTTTACTCCCGCATGCACGGTGCTGGTATCACCGACACGATGGGTGCCGGTTTGATTTTGATCGGACTCGTTTTTAAAGCGGGTTTGATTTCACTGGTCGCTTTCAAGTTGTTGGTAATTTTGTTTTTCTTGCTGGTGACCAGTCCGTCGGCGTGTCATGCGTTGGCGCACTCTGCGATCGCCAGCGGGTTGCGACCGCAACTAGATGTGCGCCGCGATGAAGAATCCAACGAAGTGGAGACGGCCAAATGA
- a CDS encoding monovalent cation/H+ antiporter complex subunit F, producing MNSVFAVLSITSICILITMSLALIRAMKGPTVFDRVLALNMFGTKTVLLICVASFMQGRTDFLDLALLYSLMNFIGMVALLRFTTKGDFGPEALGTEALGEEALGDSAS from the coding sequence ATGAACTCGGTATTTGCGGTCTTATCGATCACGTCCATTTGCATATTGATCACCATGTCGCTGGCTCTCATCCGAGCGATGAAAGGGCCGACGGTGTTTGATCGCGTGCTGGCGCTAAACATGTTTGGCACCAAAACCGTATTGCTGATTTGCGTCGCCAGCTTCATGCAAGGCCGAACGGATTTCTTAGACCTGGCTTTGCTTTACAGCTTGATGAACTTCATCGGCATGGTCGCGCTGTTGCGATTCACAACGAAGGGCGATTTCGGTCCAGAGGCGTTGGGAACTGAGGCGCTGGGCGAAGAAGCGTTGGGAGATTCCGCATCATGA
- a CDS encoding Na+/H+ antiporter subunit E: MKYTFTLTLLLIVNWLFWSGHFDNIFLLSLGFLSCVFSVWLSRRMNIVDEEGAPAQLGIRPFVYYAPWLAREIVVSNIEVAKIVLSPVLKLRRNLITIRSSQQSELGRVMLANSITLTPGTVSVDMKGRDIHVHALNLEGAEDDLSGEMDIRICKLEKTRKCS; this comes from the coding sequence TTGAAATACACATTTACTCTTACGTTGCTGTTGATCGTTAATTGGCTTTTTTGGTCAGGGCACTTCGACAACATCTTTTTGCTCAGCTTGGGCTTTCTGTCGTGCGTGTTTAGCGTTTGGTTGAGTCGGCGGATGAACATTGTCGACGAAGAGGGCGCGCCGGCTCAGTTGGGCATCCGGCCGTTCGTTTACTATGCACCTTGGTTGGCTCGCGAGATTGTGGTTTCCAACATCGAGGTTGCCAAAATCGTTCTCAGCCCTGTGCTGAAGTTACGCCGCAATCTCATCACGATTCGATCGAGCCAGCAAAGCGAACTCGGCCGAGTGATGCTCGCTAATTCGATCACACTGACGCCCGGCACCGTGTCGGTTGACATGAAAGGTCGCGATATTCACGTTCACGCATTGAATCTTGAGGGCGCCGAGGATGACTTGTCCGGCGAAATGGATATCCGGATCTGCAAACTCGAAAAAACACGGAAATGCTCATGA
- a CDS encoding flagellin N-terminal helical domain-containing protein codes for MSLLPISTNRTSTPLSTQRLLYQLNNDQLALQRQYDQLSTGRRVLSLSDDPAAATRAIGLQRSIDNSTQIIRNAQSTSNFYQATDSTLGRVDNALIEARGVAVSAASNVISEQERYALGETLQETINSVMAAGNTLFRDHQMLGGFLAEGNAFEYDNGDIVFTGNTAVAQTKLGSGVPQPVNVNANDALGANAIVLEGDSLNAALDAETRLVDLRYGEGVSRGIIKISGGSNFVDVDLRDAATIGDVVDLISGVELEGRPIVASLTNDGIRIEYSDGLAGTLAIADSVGSTTAEELSISNPSGLNPPPIIGDRLSPRVTEATKIVDLNNGAGLTLDSGIEILQGERKFTVSFDGAETLSDVLIAINRSGADVHAELNEADGKIVLRSLRSGVDYSFGENGGNDAQELGIRSATELTRLSQLNRGQGITTNFSGPELTITRPDGVVLDIELEGAESIEDVINIIESHPNNQDSRQVLVSLNDYGNGIQLKAPPGAGSLTIQQNGVSDAGEQLGLIPPGSSVNTGSIVGPVDTIIGVDYAPRDAGGALDTLLRMQKAVVNGDLPEIERLQAKLDIDLDTASRTRGRVGVWSRNVDDLQIAAEDNKIKLQAQLSEELDADLATVISELSQRQATLDASMRMIGQTSQITVLNYL; via the coding sequence ATGTCCCTGCTTCCCATTTCAACGAACCGAACAAGCACGCCGCTGAGCACTCAGCGACTCTTGTATCAACTCAACAACGATCAGCTTGCGCTTCAACGTCAGTACGATCAGTTGAGTACCGGGCGTCGTGTGTTGAGCCTGTCGGATGACCCTGCGGCGGCCACTCGCGCGATTGGTCTGCAACGCAGCATCGACAATAGCACTCAAATCATTCGCAATGCGCAAAGCACGTCGAACTTCTATCAAGCGACGGACTCTACGCTCGGCCGCGTGGATAATGCTTTAATCGAGGCTCGGGGCGTTGCCGTTTCCGCTGCGTCCAACGTCATCTCGGAACAAGAGCGATACGCACTGGGTGAAACGCTGCAGGAAACGATCAATTCGGTCATGGCGGCGGGCAACACGCTATTCCGCGACCACCAAATGCTCGGTGGATTTTTGGCCGAAGGCAACGCATTTGAATATGACAACGGAGACATCGTCTTCACCGGCAACACTGCGGTTGCGCAAACCAAACTAGGCTCTGGCGTTCCTCAGCCAGTTAATGTGAATGCCAACGATGCGCTCGGTGCCAACGCAATTGTGCTCGAAGGCGATTCTCTGAACGCTGCTCTCGATGCCGAGACTCGTTTGGTTGACCTTCGGTATGGCGAGGGCGTGTCGCGTGGGATCATCAAGATTTCCGGCGGATCAAATTTTGTCGATGTGGATTTGCGGGATGCCGCAACCATCGGCGATGTCGTGGATCTTATCTCGGGAGTCGAGTTAGAAGGCCGCCCTATTGTTGCCTCGCTCACCAACGATGGAATTCGGATCGAGTATTCCGATGGCCTGGCTGGAACGCTCGCCATCGCTGACTCCGTTGGCTCTACCACTGCCGAAGAGCTTTCGATTTCCAATCCATCCGGCCTTAACCCACCGCCGATCATCGGCGACCGACTTTCGCCTCGCGTAACCGAAGCGACCAAAATCGTCGATCTCAACAATGGTGCGGGGCTGACGCTAGATAGCGGTATCGAGATTTTACAAGGCGAACGGAAATTCACGGTTTCGTTCGATGGAGCCGAAACACTTAGCGACGTCTTGATCGCGATCAACCGCAGCGGCGCGGATGTCCATGCTGAACTTAATGAAGCCGATGGCAAGATTGTATTGCGATCTTTGCGAAGCGGCGTCGACTACTCGTTCGGTGAAAACGGTGGAAACGATGCGCAAGAACTTGGCATTCGCAGCGCAACGGAACTCACTCGGCTTTCGCAGCTCAATCGCGGCCAGGGTATCACGACAAACTTCTCTGGCCCCGAATTGACGATCACGCGACCCGATGGAGTCGTGCTTGATATCGAACTTGAAGGTGCCGAGTCGATTGAAGACGTCATCAACATCATTGAAAGTCACCCCAACAACCAGGATTCACGACAAGTCTTGGTCAGCTTGAATGACTATGGCAATGGAATTCAGTTGAAAGCGCCTCCTGGGGCAGGCAGTTTGACGATCCAGCAGAACGGGGTCAGCGATGCGGGGGAACAGCTCGGACTGATTCCTCCCGGTTCTTCGGTGAATACCGGATCAATTGTCGGCCCGGTCGATACCATCATCGGCGTCGATTACGCACCACGCGACGCGGGCGGAGCACTCGATACGCTCCTGCGAATGCAAAAGGCGGTCGTGAACGGCGACCTGCCGGAAATCGAACGCTTACAAGCGAAACTCGATATCGACCTCGACACCGCTTCGCGAACAAGAGGCCGTGTAGGAGTCTGGAGCCGCAATGTAGACGACCTTCAAATCGCAGCCGAAGATAACAAGATCAAGCTTCAGGCACAGCTTTCCGAGGAACTGGACGCCGATTTGGCCACCGTGATCAGCGAGCTTTCACAGCGGCAAGCCACGCTTGATGCATCGATGCGAATGATCGGCCAAACATCCCAGATTACCGTCTTGAACTATCTGTAA
- the fliW gene encoding flagellar assembly protein FliW produces the protein MKIDTQRFGTLHLNSDQLFLFPQGLYGMETLRQWALLPDPDNSSVAWLQSASRGDRAIALISPRVFFDSYRVRIGRRELACLHLTNDAELYIMTAVSGHVGKLTTNLRAPIVLNFERRLGCQVITTDEQPLQKSLPLRSFNASAHAA, from the coding sequence ATGAAAATCGACACTCAGCGCTTTGGCACGCTCCACCTGAACTCCGACCAATTGTTCCTGTTTCCGCAGGGGCTTTATGGCATGGAGACGTTGCGGCAATGGGCGCTGCTTCCCGATCCCGACAATTCGTCCGTCGCGTGGCTGCAAAGTGCTTCCCGAGGCGACCGTGCGATTGCCTTGATCAGCCCACGCGTGTTCTTTGATTCGTATCGAGTGCGCATTGGACGTCGCGAACTGGCTTGTTTGCACCTGACCAACGATGCCGAACTGTACATCATGACCGCGGTCTCAGGTCACGTTGGAAAGCTGACCACGAACTTGCGAGCCCCCATCGTTCTAAACTTCGAACGACGACTGGGATGCCAAGTCATTACCACCGACGAGCAACCTTTGCAAAAGTCGTTGCCCCTTCGAAGTTTCAACGCCTCAGCACACGCAGCCTAG
- a CDS encoding c-type cytochrome: MPINPAANHQKRFCFASAFRVYALTCLLSGFAVSLPATWAAESQAKNADNRSLIALVQTLQTVQHRTEVCRSLLRGMLKGYEGQRNVTSPPGWHELSASLRQNEDREVRDLSLRLSQIFGDQTATEQALAILRDPSADEEQRRTSLRSLLNQQNVEASQYLETLLNEENFALDAIRGFAIVANQRAPDILLKRYAEFSPELRRATIETLASRKDYALELLEAIKNEQISRNEIPSHVARSLSDLLGDHLGDDFAKVFGEIRLVAKDREKVIAKYKAMLTPSVLASADASKGRAVFQKTCAACHLLYGVGGDVGPDLTGSNRANLDYILLNSIAPSFDVPDAYRMIQILTFDGRIISGVLAEENAIRLVLKTPENSRVIVAKDDIDTRRVAPKSMMPEGQLEQMEPQEVIDLIKYLQTTEQVEIAK; this comes from the coding sequence ATGCCGATCAATCCTGCTGCCAACCATCAGAAGCGTTTCTGTTTTGCCAGTGCCTTCCGCGTCTATGCCTTAACCTGCCTGCTATCCGGCTTCGCAGTAAGCCTACCTGCGACTTGGGCTGCCGAGAGTCAAGCCAAGAACGCAGACAATCGGTCGCTGATCGCACTCGTCCAAACGCTTCAAACGGTCCAACACAGAACCGAAGTATGCCGATCGTTGCTTCGAGGAATGCTGAAAGGATACGAAGGTCAGCGCAACGTGACGTCGCCTCCGGGTTGGCACGAACTTAGTGCAAGCCTCAGGCAAAACGAAGATCGCGAAGTGCGAGATTTGTCGCTTCGCCTATCGCAGATTTTTGGCGACCAGACAGCCACCGAACAAGCTCTCGCTATCCTTAGAGATCCGTCAGCCGACGAAGAACAGCGGCGAACTTCGCTGCGTTCACTCCTAAACCAGCAAAACGTTGAAGCATCGCAGTATCTCGAAACACTACTGAACGAAGAAAATTTCGCCCTCGATGCCATTCGTGGTTTCGCAATCGTCGCCAACCAACGGGCGCCAGACATTTTGCTGAAACGATACGCCGAGTTCAGTCCTGAACTTCGCCGCGCCACCATCGAAACGCTGGCATCGCGAAAAGATTATGCACTTGAACTATTGGAAGCGATTAAAAACGAACAGATCTCACGAAACGAGATCCCCTCGCACGTCGCCAGGTCGCTGAGCGATCTCCTGGGCGATCATCTGGGTGATGATTTTGCCAAAGTGTTTGGCGAAATCCGATTGGTCGCCAAAGATCGCGAAAAGGTGATCGCCAAGTACAAGGCAATGCTGACGCCTTCCGTGCTGGCATCTGCCGACGCATCGAAAGGCCGCGCCGTTTTCCAGAAGACATGTGCGGCTTGCCACTTGCTATATGGCGTCGGCGGAGACGTTGGCCCTGACCTTACCGGGTCTAACCGAGCCAATCTCGATTACATACTGCTCAACAGCATCGCCCCGAGCTTCGATGTTCCGGACGCCTACCGGATGATTCAGATCCTGACGTTCGACGGGCGAATTATCTCTGGGGTTTTGGCTGAAGAAAACGCCATCCGCTTAGTCTTAAAAACGCCCGAGAACTCACGCGTGATCGTCGCCAAGGATGATATCGACACGCGGCGAGTCGCCCCCAAGTCGATGATGCCCGAAGGACAATTGGAACAAATGGAACCTCAAGAAGTGATCGACTTGATCAAGTACCTGCAGACAACGGAACAAGTGGAGATCGCGAAGTGA